One genomic window of Indicator indicator isolate 239-I01 chromosome 11, UM_Iind_1.1, whole genome shotgun sequence includes the following:
- the GLB1 gene encoding beta-galactosidase, whose translation MGQSKPQLLKNKNIPRSFGIDYDCGCFVKDGRPFRYISGSIHYSRVPSYYWKDRLLKMKMAGLDAIQTYVPWNYHEPQPDVYDFSGDRDLEYFLQLANDTGLLVILRAGPYICAEWDMGGLPAWLLEKKSIVLRSSDSDYLAAVEKWMGVLLPKMRPHLYENGGPVIMVQVENEYGSYFACDYDYLRFLLKLFRQHLGDEVVLFTTDGASQFHLRCGALQGLYATVDFAPGGNVTAAFLAQRSSEPTGPLVNSEFYTGWLDHWGHRHSVVPTQTIAKTLNEILARGANVNLYMFIGGTNFAYWNGANMPYLPQPTSYDYDAPLSEAGDLTEKYFALREVIGMYKELPEGLIPPTTPKFAYGKLRLQKVGTMVEVLHQLSPSGPVKSTYPLTFVQLKQYFGFVLYRTALPKNCTEPTQLSSQSNGVHDRAYVSVDGVPQGVLERDKSLRINITGKAGANLDILVENMGRVNFGKYNNDFKGLVSNLTLDEDVLVEWEIYPLDIDGAVKRDMNGNRDQLKRSVDQQLSYEAPTFYTGTLAIPEGIPDLPQDTYVKFPGWTKGQIWINGFNLGRYWPARGPQLTLFVPGNILVSSMPNNVTVLELERSPCSTQECEIEFVDVPNINATTQYGSCAPQPFVRDTWLNPL comes from the exons ATGGGACAGAGCAAGCCTCAGCTTTTGAAGAACAAG AACATACCCAGGAGTTTTGGGATTGATTATGACTGCGGCTGCTTCGTCAAGGATGGGAGACCCTTCCGGTACATCTCGGGCAGCATTCACTACTCGCGGGTGCCCAGCTATTACTGGAAGGACCGCCTCCTGAAGATGAAGATGGCAGGGCTGGATGCCATTCAGAC GTACGTGCCATGGAACTACCATGAACCCCAGCCGGACGTGTATGATTTTTCTGGTGACAGGGATCTGGAGTATTTCCTGCAGCTTGCTAATGACACTGGTTTGCTGGTTATCCTCAGAGCTGGACCTTACATCTGTGCAGAGTGGGACATG ggagGTCTTCCTGCATggctgctggagaagaaatctaTTGTTCTCAGGTCTTCTGATTCAG ATTACCTGGCAGCAGTAGAAAAATGGATGGGTGTCCTTTTGCCAaagatgaggcctcacctctATGAAAATGGAGGTCCAGTCATCATGGTGCAG GTAGAGAATGAGTATGGAAGCTACTTTGCTTGTGACTACGACTATCTGCGTTTCCTTCTGAAGCTCTTCCGCCAGCATCTTGGGGATGAGGTGGTGCTCTTCACAACTGATGGTGCAAGCCAGTTTCACTTGAGATGTGGTGCTCTTCAGGGTCTTTATGCAACAGTGGACTTTGCCCCAG GTGGCAACGTCACAGCAGCATTCTTAGCTCAAAGGAGCAGTGAACCCACAGGGCCTTTG GTTAACTCCGAGTTCTACACTGGGTGGTTGGATCACTGGGGGCACCGTCACTCTGTTGTGCCTACACAAACCATAGCTAAAACACTCAATGAGATCCTGGCACGTGGTGCTAATGTTAACCT gTACATGTTTATAGGTGGAACTAACTTTGCCTATTGGAATG GTGCTAATATGCCCTACCTGCCACAGCCCACTAGCTATGACTATGATGCTCCTCTGAGCGAAGCAGGGGATCTAACAGAGAAGTACTTTGCCCTGAGGGAAGTCATTGGTATG TACAAGGAGTTACCAGAAGGCCTTATCCCTCCAACAACACCCAAGTTTGCATATGGGAAGCTTCGCTTGCAGAAG gtagGCACAATGGTGGAGGTTCTTCACCAGTTGTCACCTAGTGGACCAGTGAAAAGCACTTATCCATTAACCTTTGTTCAGCTAAAGCAG TACTTTGGGTTTGTCCTGTACAGAACTGCACTTCCTAAGAACTGCACGGAGCCAACGCAGCTCTCCTCACAGTCAAATGGAGTTCATGACCGTGCCTACGTCTCCGTGGATGGG GTTCCTCAAGGTGTTCTTGAAAGGGATAAATCACTTAGGATAAATATAACTGGGAAGGCTGGAGCAAATCTGGACATCCTGGTAGAGAATATGGGCCGAGTCAACTTTGGTAAATACAATAATGACTTCAAG GGGCTAGTTTCCAATTTAACTCTTGATGAAGATGTACTTGTCGAATGGGAAATCTACCCTCTAGACATTGATGGAGCAGTAAAGCGTGACATGAATGGCAACCGTGATCAACTGAAGAGATCTGTTGACCAGCAACTGAGTTATGAAGCACCTACTTTTTATACTGGTACACTTGCAATTCCTGAAGGAATTCCAGACTTACCTCAAGACACCTATGTCAAGTTTCCTGGCTGGACAAAG GGGCAAATTTGGATCAATGGCTTCAATCTTGGTCGCTACTGGCCAGCTCGTGGCCCTCAGCTGACCCTTTTTGTTCCAGGGAATATCCTGGTTTCTTCCATGCCAAACAACGTAACAGTGTTGGAGCTGGAGCGTTCTCCTTGCAGCACCCAGGAGTGTGAGATAGAGTTTGTGGATGTGCCTAATATCAATGCAACCACACAGTATGGCAGCTGTGCCCCTCAGCCCTTTGTTAGAGACACGTGGCTGAATCCTTTATAA